In Phycisphaerae bacterium, one genomic interval encodes:
- a CDS encoding thioredoxin domain-containing protein: MESPASSAVLPLEFRQPRQLIRWLGVIVAFAGWAASLDLFLVSTRVMAKSALFDAVCGGGPDNDCTSVLTAPQAYVPFRTRTGTIQVPVSAFGMAYFACVALWYLFVGPPTHTGRWWHLVIALFVVLGVWQSLEYIRIMHSVLHRWCGGCLVAHALNGGLLLLTALAYPWHPPTRPNARHPAARLVLATLTAGALAFVLHLLVVGLAIANSLQKEHRARYEAVLNDPEYVRWDFNRQPVVTIPLDEDELFAGDPAAPDTIVVFGDFQCHACRELHLALQRVVAKYPQRLRVAFRYFPQDPECNPKPRWSAGGNVSACRAARAAEAARMIGGRDAYLAMRALLWERQDQLPTRPVAQQDAREQKLFEDWAAELGLDRAAFTAAFDGPAVAARVQRDIALGARLDLSAMPVVYLNGKRLRNWSKLEVWDLLLGGPAPVTTQPASAPAP; the protein is encoded by the coding sequence ATGGAATCCCCCGCGTCCTCGGCCGTCTTGCCACTTGAATTCCGTCAACCCCGGCAGTTGATCCGCTGGCTGGGCGTGATCGTGGCGTTCGCGGGCTGGGCCGCCTCGCTGGATCTGTTCCTGGTCTCGACGCGGGTCATGGCCAAGAGCGCGCTCTTCGACGCGGTCTGCGGCGGCGGTCCGGACAACGACTGCACCTCCGTACTGACCGCACCGCAGGCGTACGTGCCGTTCCGGACCAGGACCGGCACGATTCAGGTTCCGGTGTCGGCGTTCGGGATGGCGTATTTCGCGTGTGTCGCGCTGTGGTACCTGTTCGTCGGGCCGCCGACGCACACCGGCCGCTGGTGGCACCTAGTCATCGCGCTGTTCGTGGTGCTCGGCGTGTGGCAGTCGCTCGAGTACATCCGCATCATGCATTCTGTGCTGCACCGCTGGTGCGGCGGATGCCTCGTTGCGCACGCCCTGAATGGCGGGTTGCTGCTGCTCACCGCGCTGGCGTATCCGTGGCACCCGCCGACGCGTCCGAATGCACGCCATCCAGCCGCGCGGCTCGTGCTGGCCACGCTGACCGCCGGCGCGCTGGCCTTCGTCCTGCACCTTCTGGTCGTGGGGCTGGCGATCGCCAACTCGCTGCAGAAAGAGCACCGGGCAAGATACGAGGCGGTGCTGAACGATCCGGAGTATGTGCGGTGGGACTTCAACCGACAGCCGGTCGTGACGATCCCGCTGGACGAGGACGAGTTGTTCGCGGGCGACCCCGCCGCGCCCGACACGATCGTCGTATTCGGCGATTTTCAGTGCCATGCCTGTCGCGAGCTGCATCTGGCACTGCAGCGCGTGGTCGCGAAATACCCGCAGCGGCTGCGCGTCGCCTTCCGGTACTTCCCGCAGGATCCGGAATGCAATCCGAAACCACGGTGGAGCGCGGGCGGGAATGTTTCGGCCTGCCGCGCGGCGCGGGCCGCCGAGGCGGCGCGGATGATCGGCGGACGCGACGCGTACCTGGCCATGCGCGCGTTGCTCTGGGAGCGCCAGGACCAACTCCCGACACGCCCCGTCGCGCAGCAGGACGCACGCGAGCAGAAGCTGTTCGAAGACTGGGCCGCGGAGCTTGGCCTGGACCGGGCGGCCTTCACGGCCGCGTTCGACGGCCCCGCAGTCGCCGCCCGCGTGCAGCGCGATATCGCGCTCGGCGCGCGGCTGGACTTGTCCGCGATGCCGGTCGTGTACTTGAACGGCAAGCGCCTCCGCAACTGGAGCAAGCTCGAGGTGTGGGATCTCCTGCTCGGCGGCCCGGCACCCGTCACCACGCAACCGGCTTCCGCCCCGGCACCGTAG
- the queC gene encoding 7-cyano-7-deazaguanine synthase QueC: protein MNTHPTAIVLLSGGLDSATTLAIAAADGFRCVALSFRYGQRHAVELDAARRVAEAARVAEHLIVDLDLRVYGGSALTADIPVPKDRDLHAAEIPITYVPARNTIFLAHALALAEVRAARDIYIGVNAVDYSGYPDCRPTYIAAFEQMAALATRAGVAGESVRLHAPLLRLSKAQIIARGRELGVDYGLTRSCYDPDDTGRACGHCDSCRLRLEAFRQLGLTDPAPYSATGTD, encoded by the coding sequence ATGAACACGCACCCGACCGCGATCGTGCTTCTTTCCGGCGGACTCGATAGCGCCACGACCCTGGCCATCGCGGCTGCCGACGGTTTTCGGTGTGTCGCGCTCAGCTTTCGGTATGGGCAACGGCATGCGGTGGAGCTGGACGCCGCCCGCCGGGTGGCGGAGGCCGCACGCGTCGCCGAGCACCTGATCGTCGACCTGGATCTCCGCGTGTACGGCGGCTCCGCGCTGACCGCCGACATTCCCGTGCCGAAGGATCGCGACCTGCATGCGGCCGAGATTCCGATCACGTACGTCCCGGCCCGCAACACGATCTTCCTGGCCCACGCACTGGCGCTGGCCGAAGTGCGCGCCGCCCGGGACATCTACATCGGGGTCAACGCCGTGGATTACAGCGGCTATCCGGACTGCCGGCCCACGTACATCGCCGCCTTCGAGCAGATGGCCGCACTCGCCACCCGTGCCGGCGTTGCGGGCGAGTCCGTGCGCCTGCATGCGCCGCTGCTGCGCCTGTCCAAGGCGCAGATCATCGCGCGCGGTCGTGAGCTGGGCGTCGACTACGGCCTGACGCGCAGTTGCTATGATCCCGACGATACCGGACGCGCCTGCGGGCACTGCGACAGTTGCCGCCTGCGGCTGGAAGCGTTCCGGCAACTCGGACTCACGGACCCCGCACCCTACAGTGCCACGGGAACCGACTGA
- a CDS encoding ABC transporter ATP-binding protein, producing the protein MNAEPAAVAAIETMGLTRRFGRTLAVDNLNLTVRAGSVFGFIGPNGAGKSTTIRMLIGVLSPTAGRARLLGQDVGPRAEGLKHRVGYVPELHFMYRWMRVSEVIAFCRTFYPTWNDQFCGELLDIFELDPRRRIKQLSKGMVAKLALLLAVAHEPELLILDEPTSGLDPLMREEFLDGVLRTICARQRTVLFSSHTLSDVQRLADEVGIICNGRLLAHCPTDELLTGTKRIRAVLRDGCRPGAPPAGTIWQRVANREWLLTVRGFTPALVDALRADAAVASVEVVDVGLEDVFKDMVRGQKVPA; encoded by the coding sequence ATGAACGCAGAACCGGCCGCAGTGGCCGCCATTGAAACGATGGGTCTCACGCGGCGTTTTGGCCGCACGCTCGCCGTGGACAATTTGAATCTCACGGTTCGGGCGGGCAGCGTGTTCGGATTCATCGGCCCGAACGGGGCGGGCAAGAGCACGACCATCCGCATGCTCATCGGGGTTCTGTCGCCGACCGCCGGCCGGGCGCGGCTGCTCGGCCAGGACGTGGGCCCGCGGGCCGAGGGGCTCAAGCACCGTGTGGGTTACGTGCCCGAGCTGCACTTCATGTATCGCTGGATGCGCGTGTCCGAGGTGATCGCCTTCTGCCGGACGTTCTACCCGACGTGGAACGACCAGTTCTGCGGCGAACTGCTGGACATCTTCGAGCTGGACCCGCGCCGACGGATCAAGCAGCTCTCGAAGGGGATGGTGGCGAAACTGGCGCTGCTGCTCGCGGTCGCGCACGAGCCCGAGCTCTTGATCCTCGATGAGCCCACGTCCGGACTGGACCCCCTCATGCGCGAGGAATTTCTCGACGGCGTGCTGCGGACGATCTGTGCACGCCAGAGAACGGTGTTGTTCTCCAGTCACACATTGAGTGACGTGCAGCGGCTGGCGGACGAGGTGGGGATCATCTGTAACGGGCGACTGCTCGCGCATTGCCCGACGGACGAATTACTCACGGGCACGAAGCGTATCCGGGCGGTGCTGCGCGATGGCTGTCGTCCGGGCGCGCCGCCGGCCGGGACGATCTGGCAGCGCGTGGCGAACCGCGAGTGGCTGCTGACGGTGCGCGGCTTCACGCCGGCGTTGGTTGACGCGCTCCGCGCCGACGCCGCCGTGGCGAGTGTCGAGGTCGTCGACGTGGGGCTCGAGGACGTGTTCAAGGACATGGTGCGCGGTCAGAAGGTGCCGGCATGA
- a CDS encoding SDR family oxidoreductase, protein MLRARRVLTEKSNVFVTGATGLIGGELVRTLVTEPIGKVWALVRVRQDASPEHRLAHRLRRSSGPPPGVAVRMRAVAGDVSVPRLGLSDADYDEVRREADIIIHSAAETSFIRAADCQRTNIAGAQNLIEFTRSCQRHPLLVCLSTAYVSGVIANACISEEDSCRPDSAHHNEYTRSKAVAEELVRTSGLPVLLTRPSIVLSAGVPDAAFAKAILGFVPALNELDAVPVNPAARADTVPVQFVVDSIIRLLQRPRLRYDCYHISAGNANADNYGQLARVLDTYYERSTPLRLIAPSQWTREVHRQYIHLPEQRRIFAALRNYLPFLNMNVLYDNSRLRDELGADFPPLPPLTAYLGELLHLMAAHHHGPRRAVRAARG, encoded by the coding sequence TTGTTGAGGGCACGCCGCGTGCTGACGGAGAAATCGAACGTCTTCGTGACCGGCGCTACCGGGCTGATCGGTGGCGAGCTGGTGCGGACCTTGGTCACGGAGCCGATCGGCAAAGTCTGGGCCCTGGTGCGCGTGCGCCAGGATGCCTCGCCTGAGCATCGGCTGGCCCACCGGCTGCGGCGTTCGAGTGGCCCGCCGCCCGGCGTGGCTGTGCGCATGCGCGCGGTGGCCGGCGACGTCAGCGTCCCGCGGCTCGGGCTCAGCGACGCGGACTATGACGAAGTGCGCCGCGAGGCCGACATCATTATCCACAGCGCGGCCGAGACGTCGTTCATCCGCGCCGCGGACTGCCAGCGCACCAACATCGCCGGCGCGCAAAACCTGATTGAATTCACGCGCTCCTGCCAGCGCCACCCGTTGCTGGTCTGCCTGAGCACGGCGTACGTGAGCGGCGTCATCGCCAACGCGTGCATCTCGGAAGAAGACAGTTGCCGGCCGGACAGCGCGCACCACAACGAGTACACGCGCTCGAAGGCGGTGGCTGAGGAGCTGGTGCGCACCAGCGGCCTGCCCGTGCTGCTCACCCGGCCGTCGATCGTGCTCAGCGCCGGCGTGCCCGATGCGGCCTTCGCGAAAGCCATCCTGGGTTTCGTCCCCGCGCTGAACGAACTGGACGCGGTGCCGGTCAACCCCGCCGCCCGAGCCGACACGGTGCCGGTGCAGTTCGTGGTGGACAGTATCATCCGCCTGCTGCAACGGCCGCGGCTGCGGTACGACTGCTACCATATCTCGGCCGGCAACGCGAACGCGGACAACTACGGCCAGTTGGCGCGGGTCCTCGACACCTATTATGAGCGGAGCACGCCGCTGCGGCTGATCGCTCCGTCACAGTGGACGCGCGAGGTGCACCGCCAGTACATCCACCTGCCCGAGCAGCGCCGGATCTTTGCCGCGCTGCGAAACTACCTGCCGTTCCTGAACATGAACGTGCTGTACGACAATTCGCGGCTGCGCGACGAGCTGGGTGCCGATTTTCCCCCGCTGCCGCCGCTGACGGCCTACCTCGGCGAGCTACTGCACCTGATGGCCGCGCATCATCATGGCCCGCGCCGCGCAGTGCGCGCGGCCCGCGGCTGA
- a CDS encoding ABC transporter permease: MKALLWKDLRANRLLLLIGAVLLVMPFAVAGGYDLHRWLRIGELLPLPGVVCQELAFFSLVASLLTVVALAGNAIASERVDRSAEFLAYLPPTRRQILASKFSVAFGACAAVWLINLALIYVVAPWLPSVPWAFRAGKVSELPIIAAIAVLLFGAAWLGSALLDSSAFATAIGLLAPMLLGAVLFCISWSREPAPFDAAWWFNRLAPVLGIACFALGTWYFLRRVEP, encoded by the coding sequence ATGAAAGCGCTACTCTGGAAAGATTTGCGGGCGAATCGCCTGTTGCTGCTCATCGGCGCTGTGCTGCTGGTAATGCCGTTCGCGGTCGCGGGCGGGTACGATCTGCACCGCTGGCTGCGCATCGGCGAGCTGCTGCCACTCCCCGGCGTCGTTTGCCAGGAACTCGCCTTCTTCAGCCTGGTCGCATCCCTGCTGACCGTCGTGGCCCTGGCCGGCAACGCCATCGCCAGCGAGCGCGTTGATCGCTCGGCCGAGTTCCTGGCGTACCTGCCGCCGACGCGCCGCCAGATTCTGGCGAGCAAGTTCAGCGTCGCGTTCGGTGCCTGCGCCGCGGTCTGGTTGATCAACTTGGCTTTGATCTACGTCGTGGCGCCCTGGCTGCCGAGCGTGCCCTGGGCGTTTCGCGCTGGGAAAGTGTCAGAGCTGCCCATCATTGCGGCGATTGCGGTATTGCTGTTTGGGGCGGCGTGGCTGGGGTCGGCGCTGCTCGACAGCTCGGCCTTCGCGACCGCGATCGGCCTGCTCGCGCCGATGCTCCTGGGCGCGGTCCTGTTCTGCATCAGCTGGAGCCGCGAGCCGGCGCCGTTTGACGCGGCCTGGTGGTTCAACCGCCTGGCCCCGGTCCTGGGGATTGCGTGCTTCGCGCTGGGAACGTGGTATTTTCTGCGACGCGTGGAGCCTTGA
- a CDS encoding GntR family transcriptional regulator, with protein sequence MSVDPHSPVPIYQQIAGYIRRAVAAGVFRPGEAIPSLRVLAQELIVNPNTVQRAYDELEREGLIEARKGLGMFVAQDGLASAQSQSQAAVLAGFVQTLRAARSAKLPPEQVRALFERAWGQVSEVRNDP encoded by the coding sequence TTGAGCGTCGATCCCCACAGTCCCGTTCCGATTTACCAGCAGATCGCAGGGTACATCCGGCGGGCGGTCGCGGCTGGCGTGTTTCGGCCGGGCGAGGCGATTCCCTCGCTCCGCGTGCTTGCGCAGGAATTGATCGTGAATCCCAACACCGTCCAACGGGCGTACGACGAACTGGAGCGCGAGGGGTTGATCGAGGCGCGGAAGGGGCTGGGCATGTTCGTCGCGCAGGACGGGCTGGCTTCAGCCCAGAGCCAGTCGCAGGCCGCGGTGCTGGCGGGCTTCGTCCAGACGCTCCGGGCCGCGCGGAGCGCCAAGCTCCCGCCAGAGCAGGTGCGCGCGCTGTTCGAGCGCGCCTGGGGCCAGGTGTCGGAAGTGAGGAATGACCCATGA